AAATGTACTTTAGATGGTTTTATTCACTCTGTAGAAGCAGTAACTAGCGATCGCGGCTGGGATTTAAATGAAGTTGTGGCGGTAATTATCAACTTTTGGATGCAACATTCAGAAACTATCTACTATTGGAAATCTCGCCTAGAAGATGCGGGAACAGAGAATTTATTGATAGCTAGAGTTGCTAATCTCAACGGTTTGCAACAAGAATTAGGATTCATTTTAAAAAAGAACTTATAGCTGCCAACAAAACTCCTATGGAAATTCAAATTGAACGCCATCCCACATCAGATAAACTCGAAAAATTGGGTGTTTTTAATTGGTCTATTTGGACTAAAGAAGTTTCAGAATTTCCTTGGAGTTACGATCAAACTGAAACTTGTTATTTTTTAGCTGGAGAAGTTACAGTAACGCCGAAAAATGGCATCCCGATTAAAATGGCTAAAGGTGATTTAGTTACTTTTCCCTTGGGTTTATTTTGTACTTGGA
This genomic stretch from Merismopedia glauca CCAP 1448/3 harbors:
- a CDS encoding cupin domain-containing protein — encoded protein: MEIQIERHPTSDKLEKLGVFNWSIWTKEVSEFPWSYDQTETCYFLAGEVTVTPKNGIPIKMAKGDLVTFPLGLFCTW